The following coding sequences lie in one Primulina huaijiensis isolate GDHJ02 chromosome 2, ASM1229523v2, whole genome shotgun sequence genomic window:
- the LOC140962109 gene encoding RING-H2 finger protein ATL70-like, with protein MNNTAAAGGFQNLDNVGYAIAISIGILFLIVTMTLASYCCTRNNPTFYLSRSQNPQPAAPPLENSRNRLVEVVLDESTLSSYPKMLFSEAKINHKDSTAACCSICLTDYENSDVLRVLPDCGHLFHLKCVDQWLHSHPTCPVCRTSPIPTPLAEVVPLAARPIG; from the coding sequence ATGAATAACACGGCCGCCGCTGGCGGTTTTCAGAACCTCGACAACGTCGGTTACGCCATCGCAATTTCCATTGGAATCCTTTTCCTCATCGTGACCATGACCTTGGCCTCGTATTGCTGCACCAGAAACAACCCAACCTTCTACTTATCAAGGTCGCAGAATCCTCAGCCAGCAGCGCCGCCGTTAGAAAACTCCCGGAACCGTTTAGTGGAAGTTGTGCTCGACGAATCAACATTATCAAGCTACCCGAAGATGCTCTTTTCTgaagcaaaaattaatcacaagGATTCCACGGCGGCGTGCTGCTCCATATGTTTAACAGATTACGAGAACAGCGACGTGCTTAGAGTTCTGCCGGACTGCGGCCATCTCTTCCATCTCAAGTGCGTCGATCAGTGGCTGCACAGCCACCCCACCTGCCCAGTCTGCCGTACTTCGCCAATTCCAACGCCGCTGGCGGAGGTGGTTCCCCTTGCAGCCCGACCCATCGGATGA
- the LOC140971797 gene encoding myosin-binding protein 7-like isoform X1 produces the protein MATKSSPSTPSTSLVKCCDSGCSCSVMNRSLSGTYLRSVKRKYDEFEEESEFKIPGLIMTQNARVEIGNECVALREMVSSQQVTIQNLISDLEEERNASSSAANEAMSMILRLQREKAEIQMEAKQFKRYAEEKMAHDQQETLALEDLLYKREQAIQSFTCEVQAYKHRMMSYGLTDNEAAGEKGMSRNNSLTENLEGQFEFPPCEIYPPLKCSSQVYVDGDDEATDIEKYAFGETPRTRDQFNDLERRICQLEKSPRTVNPNGEYSGSKSLLEKVVAGQSPRLLKKFSTDSSNSLEPTGEEKGRDFGTDSLEFGRILKESELSHLEEIYNSRKLDNASEVGADLSDRVYTIDSVNQGDLPNGVTDVKATVAFRDKEMTINMESLNHLPVKDIEIQNLYARLHALEADRESMRHTIISMGTDKAQLVLLKEIAQNWCQDMSPAKSKPTRKPSVVGSFSFMSVFKVTMWITAFVFWRKKAHKCRYMFGLSANNVGLLLLLDGRPRVGQWRCISISHM, from the exons ATGGCGACTAAGAGTTCGCCTTCTACGCCGTCTACCAGCCTTGTCAAATGCTGTGACTCTGGATGTAGCTGTTCGGTGATGAACAGGTCTCTTTCAGGGACGTATCTCCGGTCTGTGAAACGTAAATATGATGAATTCGAGGAAGAAAGTGAATTCAAGATCCCAGGGCTCATAATGACACAAAATGCTCGTGTGGAGATAGGAAATGAATGTGTGGCTTTGCGTGAAATGGTCAGCAGCCAGCAGGTGACCATTCAGAACCTCATCTCTGACTTGGAGGAGGAGAGAAATGCATCGTCTTCAGCTGCCAATGAGGCCATGTCTATGATTCTGCGGTTGCAGAGGGAGAAGGCAGAGATTCAGATGGAGGCTAAGCAGTTTAAGAGGTACGCAGAGGAGAAAATGGCCCATGATCAGCAGGAGACATTAGCACTGGAGGATTTGTTGTATAAGAGGGAACAGGCCATTCAGTCATTTACATGTGAGGTGCAGGCCTATAAACATAGGATGATGAGTTATGGTCTCACAGATAATGAGGCCGCTGGAGAGAAGGGTATGAGCCGGAATAATAGCTTGACCGAGAATCTTGAAGGGCAGTTTGAGTTTCCTCCTTGTGAGATTTATCCTCCTCTAAAATGCAGTTCACAGGTATATGTGGATGGTGATGACGAAGCCACGGACATTGAGAAATATGCCTTTGGGGAAACTCCAAGAACTCGGGATCAGTTTAATGATTTGGAGCGCCGGATATGTCAATTGGAGAAAAGTCCTCGGACAGTTAATCCCAATGGGGAATATAGTGGCTCAAAAAGTTTGCTTGAGAAGGTAGTAGCTGGTCAGTCTCCTAGGCTTCTCAAGAAGTTCTCAACTGACAGCTCAAATTCACTCGAGCCTACAGGTGAAGAAAAAGGTCGGGATTTTGGCACGGATTCTCTGGAGTTTGGTCGCATTTTGAAGGAGTCAGAACTTTCCCATTTAGAGGAGATTTATAATTCGAGGAAATTGGATAATGCATCAGAAGTTGGTGCTGATTTAAGCGACAGGGTTTACACAATCGATTCTGTTAATCAGGGGGATTTACCTAATGGTGTTACGGATGTAAAGGCTACTGTTGCATTTCGTGACAAGGAGATGACGATTAATATGGAGTCGCTAAATCATCTTCCTGTTAAAGATATAGAGATCCAGAATTTGTATGCAAGGCTTCATGCTCTCGAGGCTGATAGAGAATCAATGAGACATACAATTATTTCTATGGGCACGGATAAAGCACAACTAGTATTGTTGAAGGAGATAGCTCAGAACTGGTGCCAAGACATGTCACCAGCAAAGAGCAAGCCTACGAGGAAACCATCAGTAGTTGGGAGTTTTTCGTTCATGTCGGTATTCAAGGTAACCATG TGGATCACAGCCTTTGTTTTTTGGAGAAAAAAAGCACACAAATGCAG atACATGTTTGGATTATCCGCCAACAATGTGGGCTTGTTACTGCTTTTAGACGGAAGACCTCGCGTGGGACAATGGAGATGTATATCGATTTCACACATGTGA
- the LOC140971797 gene encoding myosin-binding protein 7-like isoform X3 — translation MATKSSPSTPSTSLVKCCDSGCSCSVMNRSLSGTYLRSVKRKYDEFEEESEFKIPGLIMTQNARVEIGNECVALREMVSSQQVTIQNLISDLEEERNASSSAANEAMSMILRLQREKAEIQMEAKQFKRYAEEKMAHDQQETLALEDLLYKREQAIQSFTCEVQAYKHRMMSYGLTDNEAAGEKGMSRNNSLTENLEGQFEFPPCEIYPPLKCSSQVYVDGDDEATDIEKYAFGETPRTRDQFNDLERRICQLEKSPRTVNPNGEYSGSKSLLEKVVAGQSPRLLKKFSTDSSNSLEPTGEEKGRDFGTDSLEFGRILKESELSHLEEIYNSRKLDNASEVGADLSDRVYTIDSVNQGDLPNGVTDVKATVAFRDKEMTINMESLNHLPVKDIEIQNLYARLHALEADRESMRHTIISMGTDKAQLVLLKEIAQNWCQDMSPAKSKPTRKPSVVGSFSFMSVFKVTMWITAFVFWRKKAHKCRQVQICRTFRNIF, via the exons ATGGCGACTAAGAGTTCGCCTTCTACGCCGTCTACCAGCCTTGTCAAATGCTGTGACTCTGGATGTAGCTGTTCGGTGATGAACAGGTCTCTTTCAGGGACGTATCTCCGGTCTGTGAAACGTAAATATGATGAATTCGAGGAAGAAAGTGAATTCAAGATCCCAGGGCTCATAATGACACAAAATGCTCGTGTGGAGATAGGAAATGAATGTGTGGCTTTGCGTGAAATGGTCAGCAGCCAGCAGGTGACCATTCAGAACCTCATCTCTGACTTGGAGGAGGAGAGAAATGCATCGTCTTCAGCTGCCAATGAGGCCATGTCTATGATTCTGCGGTTGCAGAGGGAGAAGGCAGAGATTCAGATGGAGGCTAAGCAGTTTAAGAGGTACGCAGAGGAGAAAATGGCCCATGATCAGCAGGAGACATTAGCACTGGAGGATTTGTTGTATAAGAGGGAACAGGCCATTCAGTCATTTACATGTGAGGTGCAGGCCTATAAACATAGGATGATGAGTTATGGTCTCACAGATAATGAGGCCGCTGGAGAGAAGGGTATGAGCCGGAATAATAGCTTGACCGAGAATCTTGAAGGGCAGTTTGAGTTTCCTCCTTGTGAGATTTATCCTCCTCTAAAATGCAGTTCACAGGTATATGTGGATGGTGATGACGAAGCCACGGACATTGAGAAATATGCCTTTGGGGAAACTCCAAGAACTCGGGATCAGTTTAATGATTTGGAGCGCCGGATATGTCAATTGGAGAAAAGTCCTCGGACAGTTAATCCCAATGGGGAATATAGTGGCTCAAAAAGTTTGCTTGAGAAGGTAGTAGCTGGTCAGTCTCCTAGGCTTCTCAAGAAGTTCTCAACTGACAGCTCAAATTCACTCGAGCCTACAGGTGAAGAAAAAGGTCGGGATTTTGGCACGGATTCTCTGGAGTTTGGTCGCATTTTGAAGGAGTCAGAACTTTCCCATTTAGAGGAGATTTATAATTCGAGGAAATTGGATAATGCATCAGAAGTTGGTGCTGATTTAAGCGACAGGGTTTACACAATCGATTCTGTTAATCAGGGGGATTTACCTAATGGTGTTACGGATGTAAAGGCTACTGTTGCATTTCGTGACAAGGAGATGACGATTAATATGGAGTCGCTAAATCATCTTCCTGTTAAAGATATAGAGATCCAGAATTTGTATGCAAGGCTTCATGCTCTCGAGGCTGATAGAGAATCAATGAGACATACAATTATTTCTATGGGCACGGATAAAGCACAACTAGTATTGTTGAAGGAGATAGCTCAGAACTGGTGCCAAGACATGTCACCAGCAAAGAGCAAGCCTACGAGGAAACCATCAGTAGTTGGGAGTTTTTCGTTCATGTCGGTATTCAAGGTAACCATG TGGATCACAGCCTTTGTTTTTTGGAGAAAAAAAGCACACAAATGCAGGCAAGTACAAATCTGTCGTACTTTCCGAAATATATTTTG a
- the LOC140971797 gene encoding myosin-binding protein 7-like isoform X2 has protein sequence MATKSSPSTPSTSLVKCCDSGCSCSVMNRSLSGTYLRSVKRKYDEFEEESEFKIPGLIMTQNARVEIGNECVALREMVSSQQVTIQNLISDLEEERNASSSAANEAMSMILRLQREKAEIQMEAKQFKRYAEEKMAHDQQETLALEDLLYKREQAIQSFTCEVQAYKHRMMSYGLTDNEAAGEKGMSRNNSLTENLEGQFEFPPCEIYPPLKCSSQVYVDGDDEATDIEKYAFGETPRTRDQFNDLERRICQLEKSPRTVNPNGEYSGSKSLLEKVVAGQSPRLLKKFSTDSSNSLEPTGEEKGRDFGTDSLEFGRILKESELSHLEEIYNSRKLDNASEVGADLSDRVYTIDSVNQGDLPNGVTDVKATVAFRDKEMTINMESLNHLPVKDIEIQNLYARLHALEADRESMRHTIISMGTDKAQLVLLKEIAQNWCQDMSPAKSKPTRKPSVVGSFSFMSVFKWITAFVFWRKKAHKCRYMFGLSANNVGLLLLLDGRPRVGQWRCISISHM, from the exons ATGGCGACTAAGAGTTCGCCTTCTACGCCGTCTACCAGCCTTGTCAAATGCTGTGACTCTGGATGTAGCTGTTCGGTGATGAACAGGTCTCTTTCAGGGACGTATCTCCGGTCTGTGAAACGTAAATATGATGAATTCGAGGAAGAAAGTGAATTCAAGATCCCAGGGCTCATAATGACACAAAATGCTCGTGTGGAGATAGGAAATGAATGTGTGGCTTTGCGTGAAATGGTCAGCAGCCAGCAGGTGACCATTCAGAACCTCATCTCTGACTTGGAGGAGGAGAGAAATGCATCGTCTTCAGCTGCCAATGAGGCCATGTCTATGATTCTGCGGTTGCAGAGGGAGAAGGCAGAGATTCAGATGGAGGCTAAGCAGTTTAAGAGGTACGCAGAGGAGAAAATGGCCCATGATCAGCAGGAGACATTAGCACTGGAGGATTTGTTGTATAAGAGGGAACAGGCCATTCAGTCATTTACATGTGAGGTGCAGGCCTATAAACATAGGATGATGAGTTATGGTCTCACAGATAATGAGGCCGCTGGAGAGAAGGGTATGAGCCGGAATAATAGCTTGACCGAGAATCTTGAAGGGCAGTTTGAGTTTCCTCCTTGTGAGATTTATCCTCCTCTAAAATGCAGTTCACAGGTATATGTGGATGGTGATGACGAAGCCACGGACATTGAGAAATATGCCTTTGGGGAAACTCCAAGAACTCGGGATCAGTTTAATGATTTGGAGCGCCGGATATGTCAATTGGAGAAAAGTCCTCGGACAGTTAATCCCAATGGGGAATATAGTGGCTCAAAAAGTTTGCTTGAGAAGGTAGTAGCTGGTCAGTCTCCTAGGCTTCTCAAGAAGTTCTCAACTGACAGCTCAAATTCACTCGAGCCTACAGGTGAAGAAAAAGGTCGGGATTTTGGCACGGATTCTCTGGAGTTTGGTCGCATTTTGAAGGAGTCAGAACTTTCCCATTTAGAGGAGATTTATAATTCGAGGAAATTGGATAATGCATCAGAAGTTGGTGCTGATTTAAGCGACAGGGTTTACACAATCGATTCTGTTAATCAGGGGGATTTACCTAATGGTGTTACGGATGTAAAGGCTACTGTTGCATTTCGTGACAAGGAGATGACGATTAATATGGAGTCGCTAAATCATCTTCCTGTTAAAGATATAGAGATCCAGAATTTGTATGCAAGGCTTCATGCTCTCGAGGCTGATAGAGAATCAATGAGACATACAATTATTTCTATGGGCACGGATAAAGCACAACTAGTATTGTTGAAGGAGATAGCTCAGAACTGGTGCCAAGACATGTCACCAGCAAAGAGCAAGCCTACGAGGAAACCATCAGTAGTTGGGAGTTTTTCGTTCATGTCGGTATTCAAG TGGATCACAGCCTTTGTTTTTTGGAGAAAAAAAGCACACAAATGCAG atACATGTTTGGATTATCCGCCAACAATGTGGGCTTGTTACTGCTTTTAGACGGAAGACCTCGCGTGGGACAATGGAGATGTATATCGATTTCACACATGTGA
- the LOC140971797 gene encoding myosin-binding protein 7-like isoform X4, giving the protein MATKSSPSTPSTSLVKCCDSGCSCSVMNRSLSGTYLRSVKRKYDEFEEESEFKIPGLIMTQNARVEIGNECVALREMVSSQQVTIQNLISDLEEERNASSSAANEAMSMILRLQREKAEIQMEAKQFKRYAEEKMAHDQQETLALEDLLYKREQAIQSFTCEVQAYKHRMMSYGLTDNEAAGEKGMSRNNSLTENLEGQFEFPPCEIYPPLKCSSQVYVDGDDEATDIEKYAFGETPRTRDQFNDLERRICQLEKSPRTVNPNGEYSGSKSLLEKVVAGQSPRLLKKFSTDSSNSLEPTGEEKGRDFGTDSLEFGRILKESELSHLEEIYNSRKLDNASEVGADLSDRVYTIDSVNQGDLPNGVTDVKATVAFRDKEMTINMESLNHLPVKDIEIQNLYARLHALEADRESMRHTIISMGTDKAQLVLLKEIAQNWCQDMSPAKSKPTRKPSVVGSFSFMSVFKWITAFVFWRKKAHKCRQVQICRTFRNIF; this is encoded by the exons ATGGCGACTAAGAGTTCGCCTTCTACGCCGTCTACCAGCCTTGTCAAATGCTGTGACTCTGGATGTAGCTGTTCGGTGATGAACAGGTCTCTTTCAGGGACGTATCTCCGGTCTGTGAAACGTAAATATGATGAATTCGAGGAAGAAAGTGAATTCAAGATCCCAGGGCTCATAATGACACAAAATGCTCGTGTGGAGATAGGAAATGAATGTGTGGCTTTGCGTGAAATGGTCAGCAGCCAGCAGGTGACCATTCAGAACCTCATCTCTGACTTGGAGGAGGAGAGAAATGCATCGTCTTCAGCTGCCAATGAGGCCATGTCTATGATTCTGCGGTTGCAGAGGGAGAAGGCAGAGATTCAGATGGAGGCTAAGCAGTTTAAGAGGTACGCAGAGGAGAAAATGGCCCATGATCAGCAGGAGACATTAGCACTGGAGGATTTGTTGTATAAGAGGGAACAGGCCATTCAGTCATTTACATGTGAGGTGCAGGCCTATAAACATAGGATGATGAGTTATGGTCTCACAGATAATGAGGCCGCTGGAGAGAAGGGTATGAGCCGGAATAATAGCTTGACCGAGAATCTTGAAGGGCAGTTTGAGTTTCCTCCTTGTGAGATTTATCCTCCTCTAAAATGCAGTTCACAGGTATATGTGGATGGTGATGACGAAGCCACGGACATTGAGAAATATGCCTTTGGGGAAACTCCAAGAACTCGGGATCAGTTTAATGATTTGGAGCGCCGGATATGTCAATTGGAGAAAAGTCCTCGGACAGTTAATCCCAATGGGGAATATAGTGGCTCAAAAAGTTTGCTTGAGAAGGTAGTAGCTGGTCAGTCTCCTAGGCTTCTCAAGAAGTTCTCAACTGACAGCTCAAATTCACTCGAGCCTACAGGTGAAGAAAAAGGTCGGGATTTTGGCACGGATTCTCTGGAGTTTGGTCGCATTTTGAAGGAGTCAGAACTTTCCCATTTAGAGGAGATTTATAATTCGAGGAAATTGGATAATGCATCAGAAGTTGGTGCTGATTTAAGCGACAGGGTTTACACAATCGATTCTGTTAATCAGGGGGATTTACCTAATGGTGTTACGGATGTAAAGGCTACTGTTGCATTTCGTGACAAGGAGATGACGATTAATATGGAGTCGCTAAATCATCTTCCTGTTAAAGATATAGAGATCCAGAATTTGTATGCAAGGCTTCATGCTCTCGAGGCTGATAGAGAATCAATGAGACATACAATTATTTCTATGGGCACGGATAAAGCACAACTAGTATTGTTGAAGGAGATAGCTCAGAACTGGTGCCAAGACATGTCACCAGCAAAGAGCAAGCCTACGAGGAAACCATCAGTAGTTGGGAGTTTTTCGTTCATGTCGGTATTCAAG TGGATCACAGCCTTTGTTTTTTGGAGAAAAAAAGCACACAAATGCAGGCAAGTACAAATCTGTCGTACTTTCCGAAATATATTTTG a
- the LOC140971799 gene encoding fasciclin-like arabinogalactan protein 17 has product MDYQIYGVPNLLFLALFTLLTAIASALPGSFPAKTSAVSNSAAQINSNSVLVALLDSRYTELSELVEKAMLLQTLEEAVSKHNITIFAPRNEALERDLDLDFKRFLLEPGNLKSLQNLILFHMIPSRVESRHWPGEAKIPTVHTSLCHDAGDEKIQVIEKNGMKLVSMTKVIKGDDIIRPDGIIHGIEKLLIPKSVQQDYNNRRSLRETSAVLPEGAPEIDPRTNRLKKPAPPVPVGEPPVLPISDALAPGPSLAPAPAPGPGGPHHHFDGESQVKDFIQTLLHYGGYNEMADILVNLTSLASEMGRLVSEGYVLTVLAPNDEAMAKLTTDQLSEPGAPEQIMYYHMIPEYQTEESMYNAVRRFGKVKYDTLRLPLKVPAQEADGSVKFGLGEGSAYLFDPDIYTDGRISVQGIDGVLFPSEETKDVPRVGSVAKAVSTPRRGKLMEIACTMLGAFGRETHLSSCR; this is encoded by the exons ATGGATTACCAGATCTATGGGGTTCCTAATCTACTTTTCCTGGCCCTTTTCACTCTCCTTACCGCCATAGCTTCTGCATTGCCGGGAAGTTTCCCGGCAAAGACTTCCGCGGTCTCAAATTCTGCCGCACAGATCAACTCCAACTCGGTTCTTGTAGCCCTTCTGGATTCTCGCTACACTGAGCTCTCAGAGCTGGTGGAGAAGGCGATGTTGCTTCAGACTCTTGAAGAAGCTGTATCAAAGCATAATATTACCATCTTTGCTCCGAGAAACGAGGCTCTAGAGCGGGATTTGGATCTCGATTTCAAGCGCTTTTTGCTCGAGCCTGGGAATCTGAAATCCCTTCAGAATTTGATTCTTTTCCATATGATTCCAAGTCGGGTTGAGTCCAGACATTGGCCGGGGGAGGCGAAAATTCCTACCGTTCATACCAGTCTTTGCCACGATGCAGGTGATGAAAAAATTCAGGTGATCGAGAAAAATGGGATGAAGCTCGTGAGCATGACGAAGGTTATCAAAGGAGACGATATAATTCGGCCCGATGGAATAATTCACGGTATTGAAAAACTGTTGATTCCTAAATCCGTCCAACAAGACTACAATAACCGGCGGAGTTTGAGGGAGACCTCCGCCGTGCTGCCTGAGGGTGCACCGGAAATCGACCCAAGAACAAATAGATTAAAGAAACCCGCGCCGCCTGTCCCTGTCGGTGAGCCGCCGGTTCTGCCCATTTCCGACGCTTTGGCCCCCGGTCCATCACTTGCACCGGCACCTGCTCCAGGACCCGGCGGGCCACACCACCACTTCGACGGAGAATCGCAGGTGAAGGATTTTATCCAGACTCTCCTGCATTACGGTGGATACAACGAAATGGCTGATATATTAGTGAATCTCACCTCATTAGCTTCCGAGATGGGAAGATTGGTGTCCGAAGGCTACGTGCTTACAGTTTTGGCACCAAATGATGAAGCCATGGCTAAGCTGACCACGGACCAGTTAAGCGAACCCGGGGCCCCGGAGCAAATCATGTATTATCATATGATTCCCGAGTACCAGACAGAGGAAAGCATGTATAATGCGGTGAGGAGATTTGGGAAAGTCAAATATGATACTTTGCGGCTGCCGCTTAAGGTGCCGGCCCAGGAGGCTGATGGGTCGGTGAAATTCGGGCTAGGAGAAGGATCCGCATATCTATTCGACCCGGATATATACACAGATGGGAGGATTTCAGTTCAGGGTATTGATGGGGTTTTGTTTCCGTCGGAGGAAACCAAGGATGTCCCTAGAGTTGGTTCTGTTGCTAAGGCCGTTTCTACGCCAAGGAGAG GGAAGTTGATGGAAATTGCATGTACAATGCTTGGGGCTTTTGGACGGGAGACTCATCTTTCAAGCTGTCGATAA
- the LOC140971798 gene encoding calcium-dependent protein kinase 26-like codes for MGNICVNGKIAKGGFFYTMSHLLWSSKSPDMISGTDNNKEKGCETPEIKVIEGLDPVQNTPPEMVKIKEGEIKSSQPAKIEPVIIVKEAEKPPQVAGTWEQAIKNDGRKSARIPEPEQVAMPVNEKPKPSDAPKPKKPHNVKRMMSVGLQVESVLKTKTGHLKEYYNLGHKLGQGQFGTTFLCVEKSTGKEYACKSIAKRKLLSEEDVEDVRREIEIMHHLSGSPNVISIKGAYEDAVAVHVVMELCQGGELFDRIVKRGHYSEKKAAELTRTIVSVIEACHSLGVMHRDLKPENFLFVNNEEDSPLKTIDFGLSVFFKPGEVFTDVVGSPYYVAPEVLCKRYGPATDVWSAGVIVYILLCGVPPFWGESEQEIFEEVLHGDIDFTSDPWPMISDSAKDLVKKMLVRDSRNRITAHQVLCHPWVRIDGVAPDKPLDSAVLTRLTQFSAMDKFKKMALRVIAESLSEEEIAGLKEMFKMIDTDNSGHITFEELKNGLKRFGANLNESEIFDLMNAADVDKSGGIDYAEFIAATLHLNKIEKEDHLFTAFSYFDKDGSGYITQDELQKACEEFGIADVHLEEIIGEADRNNDGRIDYNEFVVMMQKGNADFGKKRFQSNFNAGFREVTPVC; via the exons ATGGGAAACATTTGTGTGAATGGAAAGATTGCTAAGGGTGGGTTTTTCTATACAATGTCTCATTTATTGTGGTCGTCTAAATCACCAGATATGATCTCTGGTACTGATAATAACAAAGAAAAAGGTTGTGAAACGCCCGAAATTAAGGTTATAGAAGGTCTTGATCCTGTTCAGAATACGCCTCCAGAAATGGTGAAGATTAAAGAGGGGGAGATCAAATCATCACAGCCCGCAAAAATCGAGCCGGTGATTATAGTGAAGGAAGCGGAAAAGCCACCTCAGGTAGCTGGAACGTGGGAACAGGCAATCAAGAACGATGGTAGGAAATCTGCTCGAATTCCTGAGCCAGAGCAAGTTGCCATGCCGGTGAATGAAAAGCCAAAACCGTCTGATGCTCCCAAACCCAAGAAACCGCACAATGTAAAGAGAATGATGAGTGTAGGGCTTCAGGTGGAATCTGTGCTAAAAACCAAAACAGGTCACCTGAAGGAGTACTATAATTTGGGCCATAAACTTGGGCAAGGGCAGTTCGGAACAACTTTTCTCTGCGTGGAAAAAAGTACAGGAAAAGAATATGCTTGTAAATCTATTGCCAAGAGAAAATTACTTTCTGAAGAAGATGTGGAAGACGTGAGAAGAGAAATTGAGATCATGCACCACTTGTCTGGGTCACCTAATGTCATTTCAATCAAGGGGGCTTACGAGGATGCTGTTGCAGTTCATGTTGTCATGGAGTTGTGTCAAGGGGGTGAGCTTTTTGACAGAATCGTTAAACGGGGGCATTATTCGGAGAAAAAGGCTGCAGAGCTTACTAGGACTATAGTTAGTGTAATTGAGGCCTGTCATTCTTTAGGGGTCATGCACAGGGACCTCAAGCCTGAGAATTTTCTCTTTGTCAACAATGAAGAAGATTCACCTTTAAAGACAATCGACTTTGGATTGTCTGTGTTCTTTAAGCCCG GGGAAGTTTTCACTGATGTGGTTGGGAGCCCTTATTATGTCGCTCCAGAAGTGCTTTGTAAGCGTTATGGACCAGCAACGGATGTTTGGAGTGCCGGCGTTATAGTTTATATTCTTCTCTGTGGCGTGCCTCCATTTTGGGGTG AAAGTGAACAAGAGATATTCGAAGAGGTTTTGCATGGTGATATTGACTTCACATCAGATCCTTGGCCGATGATATCTGATAGTGCGAAAGACCTAGTGAAGAAAATGCTTGTAAGGGATTCAAGGAACCGGATAACTGCCCATCAAGTACTTT GTCATCCTTGGGTTCGGATTGATGGAGTAGCTCCTGATAAGCCTCTTGATTCTGCAGTTTTAACTCGGTTGACGCAGTTCTCAGCAATGGACAAGTTTAAGAAAATGGCTTTACGG GTCATTGCAGAAAGTCTATCTGAAGAAGAAATTGCGGGCCTCAAAGAAATGTTCAAAATGATAGACACAGATAACAGTGGTCACATCACATTTGAAGAACTCAAGAATGGTTTAAAAAGATTTGGGGCAAATCTGAACGAGTCTGAAATATTCGATTTGATGAACGCT GCTGATGTGGATAAAAGTGGTGGTATCGACTATGCAGAGTTCATAGCAGCAACATTGCATCTGAACAAGATCGAGAAAGAAGACCATCTCTTCACTGCATTTTCCTACTTTGACAAAGATGGGAGCGGCTATATTACTCAAGACGAGCTTCAAAAAGCTTGTGAAGAGTTTGGCATAGCCGATGTTCACCTGGAAGAAATTATTGGAGAAGCTGATCGAAACAAT GACGGACGTATAGATTATAACGAGTTTGTAGTGATGATGCAGAAGGGAAATGCAGATTTCGGTAAGAAGAGGTTTCAGAGTAATTTCAACGCTGGTTTTCGGGAAGTAACACCTGTTTGTTGA